In one window of Coralliovum pocilloporae DNA:
- a CDS encoding LysE family translocator codes for MTTEIWLIYVATVLALMSTPGPSQLLMLSNSGAHGFRRSLATAAGDLSANALQMLAAGLGLAAIIAASGTALSIIKWAGVAYLIWLGIKMIRNARAIDPELDQARSRTSLKSLWLQGFLTSAANPKAVVFFAALFPQFIQADTPFWPQFLILSVTYITLDGLFLSAYGLGASWVAARFKGNAKLWIERTGGSFMILAAVLLGLKSVSR; via the coding sequence ATGACCACCGAGATTTGGCTCATCTATGTTGCAACAGTTCTGGCTTTGATGAGCACACCAGGGCCGAGCCAGTTGCTGATGCTGTCGAACAGCGGGGCTCACGGGTTCCGCCGCTCGCTCGCCACAGCGGCTGGAGACCTCTCGGCCAACGCTCTGCAGATGCTGGCTGCAGGTCTGGGTCTCGCCGCTATTATCGCCGCCTCAGGCACCGCGCTCTCCATCATCAAATGGGCTGGTGTTGCCTATCTGATCTGGCTTGGCATCAAAATGATCCGCAATGCCAGAGCGATCGATCCGGAACTGGATCAGGCGCGCTCCCGAACCTCCCTCAAAAGCCTGTGGTTGCAGGGTTTTCTGACCTCTGCCGCCAATCCGAAAGCCGTTGTCTTCTTTGCGGCGCTCTTCCCGCAGTTCATCCAGGCGGATACACCGTTCTGGCCGCAATTTCTCATTCTTTCCGTCACCTACATCACTCTGGACGGCCTGTTTCTTTCGGCTTACGGGTTAGGCGCCAGCTGGGTCGCGGCCCGCTTTAAAGGCAATGCAAAACTCTGGATCGAACGCACAGGCGGCAGCTTCATGATCCTGGCGGCTGTTCTGCTGGGGTTGAAATCGGTATCGCGGTAG
- a CDS encoding LysR family transcriptional regulator has product MSIKLDMLRCFVQVAETGRLADAADRLGRTPSAISMTLKQLEAHLGAPLFESDRKSRLTPLGRLTLQEARRGVIHFDEVVHAIERQAKSETGLVRIATVPSAAEALLPQAVARFRETHPDVLVDIRDMDSRSVINELEQDRADLGIASGIIKRPGLMQRGLLNDAFGVICRRDHPLARDWAMLTWADMQDFPLIANALCSQIDDPDFQAILTRSTLTVHNTTSLLAMVRNGLGITVLPELVISPEDTILTFLPIANSTIRRDLTLLKRSGERLSPAAEAFEAVVG; this is encoded by the coding sequence ATGTCCATCAAACTCGATATGCTCCGATGCTTTGTCCAGGTGGCGGAAACCGGACGTCTGGCCGATGCCGCTGACCGCCTTGGGCGCACACCCTCCGCCATCTCCATGACCCTCAAGCAGCTGGAGGCTCATCTGGGTGCGCCCCTGTTTGAGTCTGACCGGAAAAGCAGGCTCACGCCGCTGGGCCGCCTTACCCTTCAGGAAGCCCGGCGCGGTGTCATCCATTTTGACGAGGTGGTTCACGCCATTGAGCGGCAGGCCAAGTCCGAAACCGGACTGGTGCGTATCGCCACAGTGCCCTCTGCAGCAGAAGCTCTGCTGCCTCAGGCGGTTGCCCGGTTCCGCGAGACGCATCCGGACGTGCTGGTGGATATCAGGGATATGGATTCCCGCTCGGTGATCAACGAGCTCGAACAGGACCGTGCCGATCTCGGGATTGCCTCGGGCATCATCAAAAGACCCGGCCTTATGCAACGAGGTCTCCTGAATGATGCCTTTGGCGTTATCTGCCGCCGGGATCACCCGCTGGCCCGCGACTGGGCCATGCTGACCTGGGCTGATATGCAGGACTTCCCGCTGATCGCCAACGCGCTTTGCAGTCAGATCGATGATCCAGACTTCCAGGCTATCCTCACACGGTCAACCCTGACTGTACACAACACCACATCCCTGCTGGCCATGGTCCGCAATGGTCTCGGCATTACGGTCTTGCCAGAGCTGGTGATCAGCCCCGAGGATACAATTCTCACCTTCCTGCCCATCGCCAACAGCACCATCCGCCGTGACCTGACACTGCTGAAACGCAGTGGTGAGAGATTATCCCCGGCAGCAGAAGCCTTTGAGGCTGTGGTTGGGTAA
- a CDS encoding DUF3726 domain-containing protein, with product MIDQTMMDLSLGEFETLIKRAAKGCGLGFGEADDMAASARWVMAHRMAPAGFTHEFLQTLERTSAESRRPVISAEDWATGWVGTSGVFCSLSAGIALSDRENLIRAGLNLSLDNVVSPVFLLPFLAGLSGRTGLVVQACWYDLSVSLNGKEALIDGDSQHLMASAAPVRLQFLGEGTTTGGVPMKPHGRAELSREELAALQALAHRTYAPATEESRLKGAG from the coding sequence ATGATTGACCAGACCATGATGGATCTTTCACTGGGAGAGTTCGAAACCCTGATCAAGCGTGCAGCCAAAGGATGCGGGCTGGGCTTTGGCGAAGCGGATGACATGGCGGCATCGGCGCGCTGGGTTATGGCACACCGGATGGCTCCGGCAGGGTTTACCCATGAGTTCCTCCAGACACTTGAGCGAACCAGTGCAGAAAGCCGCAGGCCGGTGATTTCTGCAGAGGACTGGGCCACAGGCTGGGTGGGCACAAGTGGTGTATTCTGTTCATTATCCGCCGGAATAGCCCTGAGTGATCGTGAAAATCTGATCCGTGCCGGGTTGAACCTTTCTCTGGACAATGTGGTGTCTCCGGTCTTCCTGCTGCCGTTTCTGGCAGGCCTTTCCGGCCGCACGGGCCTGGTGGTCCAGGCCTGCTGGTACGATCTGTCTGTCAGTCTGAACGGAAAAGAGGCTCTGATTGACGGCGACTCTCAGCACTTGATGGCATCTGCAGCTCCGGTCCGGCTCCAGTTTCTGGGTGAAGGCACTACGACCGGGGGCGTCCCTATGAAGCCGCATGGTCGTGCGGAATTGTCACGGGAGGAGCTGGCGGCTCTTCAGGCGCTCGCACACCGGACCTATGCTCCGGCAACAGAGGAATCCCGCCTGAAAGGTGCTGGATAG
- a CDS encoding NnrS family protein, with product MSKTMVHETRNTIPVPVFLTEGFRFFFLMAGLFGFLSVAFWLVWLAVHAMDGVVPAPTIGIAPHYWHAHEMIYGYAVAVISGFFLTAVPNWTNSKPARALFVTSVGMVWLAGRLAVWFSASLPLELVALIDLAFLPPLAARIAWNLRRNPQPRNLVFIGLLAILFTGNLLMHLGWMDIVDYGAEQGARVGLLTVCGMIAIVGGRIVPAFTRNALRRIGIEEAARLPVTNEKLEKAGILTSILVPFLVLADLGDLAVGFAALAACLVNMVRFSRWCWRATLTDPILWSLHLGFFMLILGYASLAGALLLDWPNEVAALHMLGIGAVGGMTMAVMTRATLGHSGRPLKVSRLTACAYLMIAIAALIRGVLVDWFPGAYNEIMLVSGAIWLLGFALFLVRYGPLLTTPRPVTGST from the coding sequence ATGAGCAAGACAATGGTTCATGAGACGCGGAATACTATCCCGGTTCCGGTATTTCTCACCGAGGGGTTTCGCTTTTTCTTTTTGATGGCGGGCCTGTTTGGATTCCTGTCTGTGGCATTCTGGCTTGTCTGGCTGGCTGTTCACGCGATGGATGGTGTTGTTCCTGCGCCGACAATTGGCATTGCGCCCCATTACTGGCATGCCCACGAGATGATCTACGGTTATGCGGTTGCTGTCATCTCGGGCTTTTTTCTGACCGCTGTGCCGAACTGGACCAATTCGAAACCGGCCCGAGCCCTATTCGTCACCAGTGTCGGCATGGTCTGGCTGGCCGGGCGGCTCGCTGTCTGGTTCTCGGCCTCTCTGCCGCTGGAACTTGTCGCCCTTATCGACCTGGCCTTTCTGCCACCACTGGCGGCGCGGATTGCCTGGAATCTCAGACGTAATCCGCAACCACGCAATCTGGTTTTCATTGGCCTCCTGGCAATTCTGTTCACTGGCAATCTGCTGATGCATCTGGGGTGGATGGACATCGTGGATTACGGAGCAGAGCAGGGTGCCCGTGTGGGTCTGCTGACGGTCTGTGGCATGATTGCCATTGTCGGTGGACGGATCGTCCCCGCCTTCACCCGTAATGCATTGCGCCGGATTGGTATTGAAGAGGCCGCGCGTCTGCCTGTGACCAACGAAAAGCTTGAGAAAGCCGGCATTCTCACGTCCATTCTGGTGCCGTTTCTGGTCCTGGCTGACCTGGGGGATCTCGCCGTCGGTTTCGCCGCGCTCGCTGCCTGTCTCGTCAATATGGTGCGGTTCTCCCGCTGGTGTTGGCGGGCAACACTGACGGACCCCATCCTGTGGAGCCTGCATCTCGGGTTCTTCATGCTTATCCTCGGCTATGCCAGTCTGGCGGGGGCATTGCTTCTGGACTGGCCCAATGAGGTTGCTGCTCTGCACATGCTGGGTATTGGTGCCGTCGGGGGCATGACCATGGCCGTGATGACCCGTGCCACTCTGGGGCATTCAGGGCGACCACTGAAAGTGTCACGCCTGACAGCCTGCGCTTATCTGATGATCGCCATAGCCGCCCTTATCCGCGGGGTTCTGGTTGACTGGTTCCCTGGTGCCTATAATGAAATCATGCTGGTTTCTGGCGCGATCTGGCTGCTCGGCTTTGCCTTGTTTCTGGTCCGCTACGGGCCATTGCTGACCACCCCGCGACCGGTAACGGGCAGCACTTAG
- the argE gene encoding acetylornithine deacetylase, with protein MMQPQTLEMISRLVSFNTVSSRSNLDLMVFVETWLESHGVAFHKIFSPCGEKANLYATIGPMVEGGVVLSGHTDVVPVEGQDWSTDPFTLVEKDGRLYGRGTCDMKGFVALALAAVPDMVKADLKRPIHLALSYDEEVGCTGVSSMVEAMAETLPKPSAVIVGEPSMMGIVNAHKGIEAYRTRVTGRAAHSSQTDRGVSAVMMASRLITFLDDLAEECRSNAPEDCPFEPPFTTIHCGVVNGGTALNIISEQCEFLWDMRTIPSDDAAVLYDRFEEECARLRTRMQAVAPETDIITESLADAPALGPETESEAERLCASVTGRNSTGVVSYATEAGHFQRVGFSTAVCGPGSIDQAHQADEFITLEQVREGEAFMHKLIRSLEG; from the coding sequence ATGATGCAGCCCCAGACCCTTGAGATGATTTCCCGCCTGGTATCGTTCAACACCGTCTCCTCCCGTTCCAATCTGGACCTGATGGTGTTTGTCGAGACCTGGCTAGAGAGCCACGGTGTTGCGTTCCACAAGATCTTCAGCCCTTGCGGGGAAAAGGCCAATCTCTACGCCACAATCGGCCCGATGGTGGAAGGGGGCGTTGTCCTCTCCGGTCATACAGACGTTGTGCCGGTGGAGGGGCAGGACTGGAGTACCGACCCGTTTACACTTGTTGAGAAGGACGGACGGCTCTACGGGCGTGGCACATGCGATATGAAGGGGTTCGTTGCCCTGGCTCTGGCCGCCGTGCCGGATATGGTGAAAGCTGACCTGAAACGTCCCATCCATCTTGCGTTGTCCTATGATGAGGAGGTGGGGTGTACGGGTGTCAGTTCCATGGTGGAGGCCATGGCTGAAACACTGCCGAAACCGTCCGCGGTGATTGTCGGTGAGCCCTCGATGATGGGGATTGTCAACGCGCATAAGGGAATTGAGGCGTACAGAACCCGCGTCACCGGCAGGGCAGCGCATTCCAGCCAGACAGATCGCGGTGTCAGTGCGGTCATGATGGCGTCCCGGCTTATAACCTTTCTGGATGACCTGGCTGAGGAATGCCGGTCGAATGCGCCGGAAGACTGTCCGTTTGAACCACCTTTTACGACCATACATTGCGGTGTGGTGAACGGTGGAACGGCGCTCAACATCATCTCGGAGCAATGCGAGTTCCTCTGGGACATGCGGACCATTCCGTCTGATGATGCAGCCGTGCTGTATGACCGGTTTGAAGAGGAATGCGCTCGTCTGCGGACCCGGATGCAGGCCGTGGCACCCGAGACGGATATCATCACCGAGTCTCTGGCTGATGCACCGGCGCTTGGTCCTGAAACAGAAAGCGAGGCAGAGCGCCTCTGTGCATCAGTCACAGGGCGGAACAGCACCGGCGTCGTCTCCTATGCCACAGAGGCCGGACATTTCCAGCGTGTCGGGTTCTCCACTGCAGTCTGTGGACCCGGTTCTATCGATCAGGCCCATCAGGCTGATGAATTCATTACCCTCGAGCAGGTGCGGGAGGGGGAAGCATTCATGCATAAACTGATCCGGTCTCTGGAAGGATAG
- a CDS encoding aldehyde dehydrogenase family protein, with translation MAEHTKNYIAGEWLEGVSDVENRNPSDLSDVIGHFAQADEAQLNRALDAAREAQIEWASYGLERRQNVLMAIGNEMMARAEELGRLLSREEGKPLAEGKGEVFRAGQFFTYYAAEVLRQIGDTADSVRPNIEIDVRREPVGTVAIVSPWNFPTATASWKIAPALAFGNAVIWKPANITPASAVALTEIISRQDIPKGLFNLVMGSGSSIGQKLVESTGINAVSFTGSVPVGRQVAAAAATNFTKIQLEMGSKNALAVMDDADLDLAVACALNGAFGGTGQKCTASSRLIVHDAIHDAFVEKLVAGAEAMVVDNALKEGTQLGPVVSGEQLQGNLDYVALAKEEGCDLLTGGGRLERATEGFYMAPTVFAGTSNAMRVNREEMFAPIACVIKVGSYDEALATVNDTSFGLTSGIMTRSLARANHFRRNAKTGCVMVNLPTAGTDYHVPFGGRGESSYGPREQGTYAQEFYTTVKTAYIASGTPE, from the coding sequence ATGGCTGAGCACACAAAAAACTATATTGCAGGCGAATGGCTTGAGGGCGTCAGCGACGTTGAAAACCGCAATCCGTCTGATTTGTCAGATGTGATTGGTCATTTTGCCCAGGCTGATGAAGCGCAGCTGAACCGGGCGCTTGATGCCGCCCGCGAAGCCCAGATTGAATGGGCCTCTTATGGTCTGGAACGTCGCCAGAATGTGCTGATGGCTATCGGCAATGAGATGATGGCCCGTGCCGAGGAGCTGGGTCGCCTGCTGTCCCGCGAAGAGGGCAAGCCGCTGGCAGAAGGCAAGGGCGAAGTCTTCCGCGCTGGCCAGTTCTTTACCTACTACGCGGCTGAAGTGCTGCGCCAGATTGGCGATACCGCAGACAGCGTGCGTCCGAATATCGAGATTGATGTGCGTCGCGAACCGGTTGGCACAGTGGCCATCGTCAGCCCGTGGAACTTCCCCACAGCAACGGCGAGCTGGAAGATTGCTCCGGCACTGGCTTTCGGCAATGCGGTTATCTGGAAACCGGCCAATATCACCCCGGCCTCTGCTGTGGCGCTGACAGAAATCATCAGCCGTCAGGATATTCCGAAAGGCCTGTTCAACCTGGTTATGGGGTCGGGCAGCTCAATCGGTCAGAAACTGGTGGAGAGCACCGGCATCAACGCGGTGTCGTTCACGGGATCAGTCCCTGTGGGCCGTCAGGTGGCGGCAGCTGCTGCGACCAATTTCACCAAAATCCAGCTTGAAATGGGCTCAAAAAACGCTCTGGCCGTGATGGATGATGCAGATCTGGATCTGGCAGTTGCGTGCGCGCTGAATGGTGCTTTCGGTGGAACCGGGCAGAAATGCACAGCCTCTTCCCGCCTGATTGTTCATGATGCGATCCACGATGCCTTTGTCGAGAAACTGGTGGCCGGTGCCGAGGCCATGGTTGTCGATAATGCCCTGAAAGAAGGCACCCAGCTTGGCCCGGTGGTCAGCGGTGAGCAATTGCAGGGCAATCTCGATTATGTGGCGCTGGCGAAAGAGGAAGGCTGCGACCTGCTGACCGGCGGTGGTCGTCTTGAGCGCGCAACAGAAGGCTTCTACATGGCACCAACGGTCTTTGCAGGCACCAGCAACGCCATGCGGGTCAACCGGGAAGAAATGTTTGCGCCGATTGCCTGTGTGATCAAGGTTGGGTCTTACGACGAAGCTCTTGCAACGGTGAATGACACCAGTTTTGGCCTCACATCCGGTATCATGACCCGGTCTCTGGCCCGCGCCAACCACTTCCGCCGTAACGCGAAGACCGGCTGTGTGATGGTCAATCTGCCGACCGCTGGCACGGACTATCACGTACCATTTGGCGGTCGCGGTGAGAGCTCCTACGGCCCCCGGGAGCAGGGCACTTACGCGCAGGAATTCTACACCACCGTGAAGACGGCCTATATCGCCTCTGGCACCCCGGAGTAA
- a CDS encoding molybdopterin molybdotransferase MoeA yields the protein MSGASAVAHPSCCSACDRDPVEGLPLTPLDEAIERIEALVSVIEGTETLPLTQAAGRIQATDLTSPMPLPLWDNSAVDGYAVRMADLTGDGPHVLPVVGRVAAGDDAGQVIEARAAVRIFTGAPMPSWADAVVMQEDCSLSECGAEVSFSDAPPTHAHIRFRGEDVPQGSVIIRKGTRLDARHIALASSVGTRHVDVIRPVRVAILATGAELAEPGQALSPGAIYDSNTPMLAALLDQPHISLTVHRTVTDDFEVIRQAVRQLAADHDLLLTSGGMSVGEEDYIRRVVETEGCELDVKKVAMKPGKPLGFGRLGRCLFIGLPGNPFAALTGFLLFARPAIADLCGMNRSDHLLQGRAAFSTRHGGKRIEFVPARISGFAKDGLPRLEKLGKGGSARLNPLIDADGLAALPIGNEGIKEGARLAFYPFHAVFGLR from the coding sequence ATGTCTGGTGCATCTGCCGTTGCTCATCCGTCCTGTTGTTCGGCCTGTGACCGGGATCCGGTGGAGGGTCTGCCGCTGACGCCTCTGGATGAGGCAATTGAGCGGATTGAGGCTCTGGTCAGCGTCATTGAGGGTACCGAAACGTTGCCGCTGACACAGGCCGCCGGCCGGATTCAGGCAACCGACCTGACAAGCCCCATGCCTCTGCCGCTCTGGGATAACTCGGCCGTTGATGGCTATGCGGTACGAATGGCAGACCTGACCGGTGATGGACCTCATGTCCTGCCTGTCGTGGGCCGGGTGGCAGCCGGTGACGACGCTGGACAGGTGATTGAAGCCCGCGCTGCCGTACGGATTTTTACCGGCGCGCCCATGCCTTCCTGGGCGGATGCGGTGGTGATGCAGGAAGACTGTTCACTGTCAGAATGCGGAGCCGAAGTCAGTTTTTCAGACGCACCACCCACTCACGCTCATATACGGTTTCGCGGCGAGGACGTGCCGCAGGGGTCTGTGATTATCCGCAAGGGCACGCGGCTTGATGCACGGCATATCGCCCTGGCCTCATCTGTCGGCACCCGCCATGTGGACGTCATCCGCCCGGTTCGTGTGGCCATTCTGGCAACTGGTGCTGAACTGGCCGAGCCGGGACAGGCCCTCAGCCCCGGCGCCATCTACGATTCCAATACCCCGATGCTGGCAGCCCTGCTCGACCAGCCGCATATCAGCCTGACGGTTCACCGCACGGTCACAGATGATTTCGAGGTCATTCGACAAGCCGTGCGGCAATTGGCAGCCGATCATGACCTTCTGCTGACCTCCGGCGGCATGTCGGTTGGAGAAGAGGACTATATCCGTCGGGTGGTTGAGACAGAGGGTTGTGAGCTGGATGTGAAGAAAGTCGCCATGAAACCGGGCAAACCGCTTGGCTTCGGGCGACTTGGCCGCTGTCTGTTCATCGGCCTGCCTGGCAATCCATTTGCCGCATTGACCGGGTTTCTGCTGTTCGCCCGCCCGGCCATTGCCGACCTCTGCGGCATGAACCGGTCTGACCATCTGCTCCAGGGCCGTGCTGCATTCAGCACCCGCCATGGAGGCAAACGGATCGAATTCGTCCCGGCCCGGATCTCGGGCTTTGCCAAGGATGGCCTGCCACGGCTTGAAAAACTCGGCAAGGGCGGCTCTGCCCGTCTTAATCCACTGATTGATGCCGATGGCCTTGCAGCCCTGCCGATTGGCAATGAAGGCATAAAGGAAGGTGCGCGTCTGGCATTCTATCCCTTCCACGCCGTATTCGGCCTCCGATAA
- a CDS encoding urea carboxylase-associated family protein: MSNHHIPEDAADRRAVEPVICYPVNSLSPPDLDTYRTLRETAEKTDEVIAPPRDAACFRVPAGHFFRITSVEGPQVGDLNLWNANDLNERFYTGKTRALHGTHLTEGHRMWSSFPYLRPMATITGDSLSWYGFDEFGGGVHDVIGTRCDPYTNNLLSGGHYHHCCHSNLIRALSEETGLSPDEAEPYVHDVLNVFMCTGFTRDTHQYFMKASPVRPGDYLEFFAEIDLLGALSACPGGDCSSEHSSDTAACYPLKIEVFSPSDAALKDWSSPAVNGYDRSHGL; this comes from the coding sequence ATGAGCAATCATCATATTCCTGAGGATGCCGCCGACAGGCGTGCCGTTGAACCTGTTATCTGCTATCCGGTCAACAGCCTCTCACCGCCGGATCTGGATACATATCGAACGCTGCGGGAAACAGCGGAAAAGACCGATGAGGTGATTGCTCCGCCACGGGATGCCGCCTGCTTCCGGGTGCCTGCCGGGCATTTCTTCCGCATCACATCTGTGGAAGGGCCGCAGGTAGGCGATCTCAACCTGTGGAATGCCAACGATCTGAACGAGCGCTTCTATACGGGCAAGACCCGGGCCCTGCATGGAACCCATCTGACGGAAGGTCATCGGATGTGGTCATCCTTCCCGTACCTCCGCCCCATGGCCACGATCACCGGGGATAGCTTGTCCTGGTACGGCTTTGATGAGTTCGGCGGCGGTGTTCATGATGTGATCGGTACGCGCTGCGATCCCTACACCAACAACCTGCTGTCCGGCGGACATTACCATCATTGCTGTCATTCCAACCTGATCCGGGCCCTTTCTGAGGAAACCGGCCTGTCGCCGGATGAGGCCGAACCCTATGTGCATGACGTGCTGAACGTCTTCATGTGTACCGGGTTTACCCGTGACACTCATCAGTATTTCATGAAAGCCAGCCCGGTCAGGCCGGGGGATTATCTGGAATTCTTTGCAGAGATTGACCTTCTGGGCGCTCTTTCTGCCTGTCCGGGCGGTGATTGCAGCAGCGAACATTCAAGTGACACCGCCGCCTGTTACCCGCTCAAGATCGAGGTCTTTTCACCCTCTGATGCCGCCCTGAAAGACTGGTCATCTCCGGCTGTGAACGGGTATGACCGGAGCCATGGACTGTAA
- a CDS encoding membrane dipeptidase: MTRPVRIDGLQYANWSEKIFRQMQEGGVDAVHVTIAYHENFRETVLNIEQWNRWFEQYPDLIMHGRTGDDVRTAKETGRTAIIFGFQNPSPIEDDIGLVEICHTLGARFMQLSYNNQSLLATGCYEAEDPGITRMGKQVIREMNRVGLVVDMSHSAERSTLEAIEISERPIAITHANPSFWHEALRNKSDDVLRALGQSGGMLGFSLYPHHLKGKSDCTLQSFCDMIARTAELMGPQNLGIGSDLCQDHPDSVVEWMRVGRWSKEIDYGEGSKDNAGFPPMPDWFEDNRHFGNIEQGLRAAGLSDQDVAGIMGENWLRFFDENFGPRQV, translated from the coding sequence ATGACACGTCCGGTCCGCATTGATGGTCTGCAATATGCCAACTGGTCGGAAAAGATTTTCCGTCAGATGCAGGAGGGCGGGGTTGATGCCGTCCATGTGACCATTGCCTATCATGAGAATTTCCGTGAAACGGTCTTGAATATCGAGCAGTGGAACCGCTGGTTCGAGCAATACCCGGACCTTATCATGCATGGGCGGACCGGCGATGACGTGCGCACGGCCAAAGAAACCGGGCGCACGGCCATCATCTTCGGGTTCCAGAACCCGTCGCCGATTGAAGATGATATCGGGCTTGTTGAAATCTGCCATACGCTCGGTGCCCGCTTCATGCAGCTGAGCTACAATAACCAGTCACTGCTGGCGACGGGCTGTTATGAGGCGGAAGACCCCGGCATCACCCGCATGGGCAAGCAGGTTATTCGCGAGATGAACCGGGTCGGCCTTGTGGTGGATATGAGCCATTCCGCTGAGCGATCAACACTGGAAGCAATCGAGATCTCCGAGCGCCCGATTGCCATTACTCACGCTAATCCGTCTTTCTGGCATGAAGCGCTGCGCAACAAGTCAGACGATGTGCTGAGGGCGCTCGGGCAATCCGGTGGCATGCTGGGTTTCTCGCTCTATCCTCACCACCTGAAAGGCAAGTCCGATTGCACGTTGCAGAGCTTTTGCGACATGATTGCCAGAACAGCCGAACTGATGGGTCCGCAAAACCTCGGGATCGGGTCTGACCTCTGTCAGGATCATCCGGACAGCGTGGTGGAGTGGATGCGGGTTGGCCGCTGGTCCAAAGAAATCGATTATGGCGAGGGCTCAAAAGACAATGCAGGCTTTCCACCCATGCCGGACTGGTTCGAGGATAACCGCCATTTCGGCAATATAGAGCAGGGCTTAAGGGCGGCAGGCCTGTCTGATCAGGACGTGGCCGGGATCATGGGTGAGAACTGGCTGCGGTTCTTTGACGAGAACTTCGGCCCGAGACAGGTCTGA